A single genomic interval of Lucilia cuprina isolate Lc7/37 chromosome 2, ASM2204524v1, whole genome shotgun sequence harbors:
- the LOC124418498 gene encoding rhoGEF domain-containing protein gxcI-like yields MLQSLKLRTDKLMDATNNGMDNHNNNTNNLVATTPPTTAAAAATVLTTNPLLTTLATSTTLLAPTVTATTNLVRETLSTPVALHANGLSVFNNNNNSNNHLVNHTNNNNNNNHLNNIHHLQQYQAKYLESANAATAASASAAHNVITTAAKTFHPYLRPVTKNNSSTSPPLTAANNSSTTKTTTTLFQTLLQNQINSTVVATTTATPAAAVLATTITTSANTLATTASSGLLTLPTTPPSSLETASATTSLASNNMENQSSQINP; encoded by the coding sequence ATGTTGCAATCCCTTAAACTGCGCACAGACAAACTTATGGATGCTACAAATAATGGTATGGATAACCACAATAACAATACAAATAATCTAGTTGCAACAACACCGCCAACAACAgccgcagcagcagcaacagtttTAACAACAAATCCACTATTAACAACTTTGGCAACATCAACGACTTTGTTAGCGCCAacagtaacagcaacaacaaatttagTTAGAGAAACATTGTCAACACCTGTTGCTCTGCATGCTAATGGACTTAGtgtttttaacaacaacaacaatagtaatAATCATTTAGTAAAccataccaacaacaacaataataataatcatttaaataatatacacCACCTGCAACAATATCAAGCCAAATATTTAGAATCTGCCAATGCTGCAACTGCTGCCTCCGCCTCTGCTGCTCATAATGTTATAACAACTGCAGCAAAAACTTTTCATCCTTATTTGCGTCcagtaacaaaaaataactcCTCAACTTCACCACCCTTGACAGCAGCTAACAATTCCTCTACAACTAAAACTACTACAACATTGTTTCAAACACTTTtacaaaaccaaataaattCCACGgttgttgcaacaacaacagcaacaccaGCAGCAGCTGTTCTAGCAACAACTATAACAACATCAGCTAATACTTTGGCCACAACAGCATCAAGTGGATTATTAACTTTGCCAACAACACCACCATCATCATTAGAAACAGCATCAGCAACAACTTCATTAGCCAGCAACAACATGGAAAACCAATCCTCACAAATTAATCCGTAA